One Desulfobulbus propionicus DSM 2032 DNA segment encodes these proteins:
- a CDS encoding MerR family transcriptional regulator codes for MVDEQKAIFTIGVAAQMLGVHPRTLRIYEEEGLVAPLRKGKWRYYTMNDIKWIECLREMIHEHGVSIAAVKKLLQYTPCWNITDCPFEKRKQCTAFMANALVPKKIDKQKIKKVQKADSKAA; via the coding sequence ATGGTTGATGAACAAAAAGCGATATTTACCATCGGGGTAGCGGCGCAGATGCTTGGGGTGCATCCCCGGACCTTGCGGATTTATGAGGAAGAGGGGCTGGTTGCTCCCTTGCGCAAGGGGAAGTGGCGGTACTACACCATGAACGATATCAAATGGATCGAGTGTCTGCGGGAGATGATCCACGAACATGGTGTATCCATTGCCGCCGTGAAAAAGTTGCTCCAGTACACACCTTGCTGGAATATCACCGATTGTCCTTTTGAAAAACGCAAACAGTGCACAGCGTTCATGGCCAATGCCCTGGTCCCCAAGAAAATCGACAAGCAGAAAATCAAAAAAGTGCAGAAGGCCGATTCGAAGGCGGCTTGA
- a CDS encoding UDP-glucose dehydrogenase family protein, producing MNITMIGTGYVGLVTGTCFAEFGHIVTCVDNMEEKIMQLNQGIIPIYEPGLDVLVKKNTAEGRLRFTTDLAQAIPEADAVFIAVGTPSSRRGDGYADLTYIYAAARELAVQLRKYTVVVDKSTVPVGTARQVERIIRETNPQAEFDVASNPEFLREGAAISDFMRPDRIVIGVETERAGKVLKEIYKPLYLRDTPIVHTTIETAELTKYAANAFLAVKISFINEIAMVCESVNANVIDLAKAIGMDGRIGSKFLHPGPGYGGSCFPKDTLALMRIVQEHGENVRIVEAAVEVNAAQKARMVKKIREMLGGIEAGKTIAILGLTFKPETDDMRDAPSTTILPALIEKGARIRAHDPKGMEEAKKYLPAAIEYVDTPYEAATGADCIVLMTEWNQYRALDLRQLKTRMKTPIFIDLRNVYDPASMKEAGFQYTGVGRK from the coding sequence ATGAATATTACCATGATCGGAACCGGTTACGTAGGCTTGGTCACCGGTACCTGTTTTGCCGAATTTGGCCATATTGTCACCTGTGTTGACAACATGGAAGAAAAGATCATGCAATTAAACCAAGGGATTATTCCCATTTACGAACCCGGCCTCGACGTGTTGGTCAAAAAAAATACCGCCGAGGGCCGGTTACGTTTCACCACCGACCTCGCCCAGGCGATCCCCGAGGCGGATGCAGTCTTCATCGCCGTGGGCACGCCCAGTTCCCGTCGCGGTGACGGCTATGCCGACCTAACCTATATTTATGCGGCTGCGCGGGAACTGGCCGTCCAGCTGCGTAAGTATACCGTGGTTGTCGACAAGAGCACTGTACCGGTGGGCACGGCCCGGCAGGTCGAGCGAATTATCCGAGAAACCAATCCGCAGGCTGAATTCGATGTTGCCTCCAATCCGGAATTTTTGCGGGAGGGAGCTGCGATCAGCGATTTCATGCGCCCGGATCGCATCGTCATTGGGGTCGAGACGGAACGAGCGGGAAAAGTGCTCAAGGAAATTTATAAGCCCCTCTATCTACGCGATACACCGATCGTCCACACCACGATCGAAACAGCTGAGCTGACCAAGTATGCCGCCAACGCCTTTCTCGCGGTGAAAATCAGCTTTATCAACGAAATTGCCATGGTGTGCGAATCAGTCAACGCCAATGTCATTGATCTGGCCAAAGCAATCGGCATGGATGGACGAATCGGCAGCAAATTTCTCCACCCCGGTCCAGGTTACGGCGGTTCCTGCTTTCCCAAGGATACCCTGGCCCTGATGCGCATCGTGCAGGAACATGGGGAAAATGTGCGCATCGTTGAAGCCGCGGTCGAGGTCAATGCGGCGCAAAAGGCAAGAATGGTAAAAAAAATCAGAGAGATGCTCGGAGGTATCGAGGCCGGGAAAACCATCGCCATCCTTGGCCTAACCTTCAAGCCAGAAACCGATGACATGCGGGATGCGCCATCCACGACCATTCTTCCCGCCCTGATAGAAAAAGGAGCGCGCATCCGGGCCCATGATCCCAAGGGCATGGAAGAGGCAAAAAAATACCTTCCCGCCGCCATTGAATACGTCGACACCCCCTATGAGGCCGCAACAGGGGCGGACTGCATCGTGCTGATGACAGAATGGAATCAATATCGTGCCCTGGATCTGCGCCAGCTCAAAACACGGATGAAGACCCCGATCTTTATCGATTTACGCAATGTCTACGATCCGGCCAGCATGAAAGAAGCCGGATTTCAGTATACGGGGGTCGGCAGGAAATAG
- a CDS encoding type II secretion system F family protein, which yields MPIYVWKGKNSFGEKRKGEIEALDEAGARAQLRRLRIDNPTVKEKPKDIFENIDFFKPKVTGKDIVIFTRQLSTMIDAGLPLVQCLQILGKQQSNATFKKVLLSIQNDVETGTTLADSMRKHPKVFDNLYSNMIEAGELGGILDTILSRLASFKEKAMALQKKIKGAMTYPVICLAISILILIVILVFVIPVFVEMFASMDSALPAVTQLVVDMSDFVKGNIIYILMFGILLFYGIKKIYNTEKGRLKIDAFILKAPVIGQLTRKVAVSKFTRTLSTMLQSGVPILDALQVVARTSGNKIVERAVLRVSESIAEGRPIAEPLEESGVFPNMVVQMINVGESVGALDTMLEKIADFYDEEVDQAVENLTAMIEPFMMVFLGGMIGGLVVAMYLPIFQMAGKI from the coding sequence ATGCCCATCTACGTCTGGAAAGGAAAAAACAGCTTTGGCGAAAAGCGCAAAGGCGAAATCGAAGCGCTCGATGAAGCCGGCGCTCGCGCGCAGCTCAGGCGGTTGCGCATTGACAATCCGACGGTCAAGGAAAAGCCCAAAGATATTTTTGAGAACATAGATTTTTTCAAACCCAAGGTAACGGGCAAGGACATTGTCATTTTCACTCGGCAGTTGTCGACCATGATCGATGCCGGCCTGCCACTGGTCCAATGCCTTCAGATACTTGGCAAACAGCAGAGCAACGCCACGTTCAAGAAGGTATTGCTTTCCATTCAAAACGACGTTGAAACAGGAACCACTCTCGCCGACTCCATGCGCAAGCACCCAAAGGTGTTTGACAACCTCTACAGCAACATGATTGAAGCCGGTGAACTAGGAGGTATCCTGGATACAATCCTCTCGCGGTTGGCCAGTTTCAAGGAAAAAGCCATGGCTCTGCAGAAAAAGATCAAGGGTGCCATGACCTACCCTGTTATCTGTCTGGCCATTTCCATTCTCATCCTGATCGTCATCCTGGTGTTTGTCATTCCCGTTTTTGTCGAAATGTTTGCCAGCATGGATTCCGCCTTGCCGGCAGTCACCCAACTGGTCGTTGACATGAGTGATTTTGTCAAAGGGAATATCATTTATATTCTGATGTTCGGCATCTTGTTATTCTACGGGATTAAAAAAATCTACAACACGGAAAAAGGGCGGCTCAAAATCGATGCGTTCATCCTCAAAGCCCCGGTCATAGGGCAACTCACCAGAAAAGTAGCGGTATCAAAATTCACCCGAACCTTGAGCACTATGCTGCAAAGCGGTGTGCCCATATTGGACGCCCTTCAAGTCGTTGCCCGGACCTCGGGCAACAAAATTGTCGAGCGGGCGGTTCTACGGGTATCTGAAAGCATTGCCGAGGGCCGGCCGATTGCCGAACCCCTGGAGGAGTCGGGTGTTTTTCCGAACATGGTTGTCCAGATGATTAATGTTGGTGAATCGGTGGGCGCACTTGACACCATGCTGGAAAAAATAGCCGATTTCTATGATGAAGAAGTGGATCAGGCCGTCGAAAACCTGACAGCAATGATCGAACCCTTCATGATGGTTTTTCTTGGTGGCATGATCGGTGGACTTGTAGTAGCAATGTACCTACCCATTTTCCAAATGGCGGGCAAAATTTAA
- the eno gene encoding phosphopyruvate hydratase, which translates to MSEITGVLAREILDSRGNPTVEVEVQLESGAIGRAAVPSGASTGTREALELRDKENKRYGGKGVLQAVHNVNEQIAPAIVGFESSQQVVIDHIMLQLDGTANKEKFGANAILGVSMAIAKATAMELELPLYNYLGGVNAKVLPVPMMNILNGGAHADNNVDIQEFMILPAGAPSFAEALRMGAETFHALKSVLKKRGLQTAGGDEGGFAPNLRSNEEAMEAILEGIVQAGYTPGKDIFIGIDAAASEFYSAQEKKYVLSAEKNPKKSAEEMIAFYTDWVNKYPLITIEDGLDESDWEGWKQLTKALGGRIQLVGDDIFVTNTSILKKGIAQQIANSILIKLNQIGSVTETIDAVDMAHRASYTAVISHRSGETEDATIADLAVALNTGQIKTGAPSRSDRVAKYNQLLRIEEELGQAAQFAGISAFPFLA; encoded by the coding sequence ATGAGTGAAATTACAGGTGTTCTGGCCAGAGAAATACTTGATTCTCGGGGAAACCCCACCGTTGAGGTGGAAGTACAGCTCGAAAGCGGGGCCATTGGCCGGGCCGCCGTGCCCTCCGGCGCATCCACCGGGACGCGGGAAGCGTTGGAGTTGCGAGACAAGGAAAATAAACGCTACGGCGGAAAAGGTGTCCTGCAGGCAGTGCACAATGTCAACGAGCAGATTGCGCCCGCCATTGTTGGTTTCGAATCTTCGCAGCAAGTCGTGATCGACCACATCATGCTGCAACTTGACGGAACAGCCAACAAGGAGAAATTTGGCGCCAACGCCATCCTTGGCGTCTCCATGGCTATTGCCAAGGCAACCGCCATGGAGTTGGAGCTGCCTCTTTACAATTACCTCGGCGGCGTCAATGCCAAGGTGCTGCCAGTACCCATGATGAACATCCTCAATGGCGGAGCGCACGCCGACAATAACGTCGACATTCAGGAATTCATGATCCTCCCTGCGGGCGCGCCATCCTTTGCCGAGGCACTACGCATGGGGGCGGAAACCTTTCATGCCCTCAAGTCCGTTTTAAAAAAGCGCGGTTTGCAGACAGCTGGAGGTGATGAAGGCGGCTTTGCCCCCAATTTGCGTTCCAATGAGGAAGCGATGGAAGCGATCCTCGAAGGAATTGTGCAAGCCGGCTACACCCCCGGAAAGGACATTTTTATCGGCATCGATGCCGCAGCCAGTGAATTCTATTCGGCTCAAGAGAAGAAATATGTGCTGAGCGCTGAAAAAAATCCCAAAAAATCAGCGGAAGAGATGATCGCCTTCTATACTGACTGGGTCAACAAATACCCGCTGATCACCATAGAAGACGGCCTGGACGAATCGGACTGGGAGGGCTGGAAACAACTCACCAAAGCATTGGGAGGCCGAATCCAACTGGTTGGCGATGATATTTTCGTCACCAATACCAGCATATTGAAAAAAGGTATAGCGCAACAAATCGCCAACTCGATTCTGATCAAACTCAACCAGATTGGCTCAGTCACGGAAACCATCGACGCAGTGGACATGGCGCACCGGGCATCCTATACGGCGGTTATTTCCCACCGTTCCGGAGAGACGGAAGACGCGACCATCGCTGATTTGGCTGTGGCTCTCAACACTGGACAAATCAAGACAGGCGCCCCCTCGCGAAGCGACAGAGTGGCAAAATACAATCAATTGCTCCGCATCGAGGAAGAGTTAGGACAAGCTGCTCAGTTTGCCGGCATTTCAGCCTTTCCGTTTCTTGCCTGA
- the nrfD gene encoding NrfD/PsrC family molybdoenzyme membrane anchor subunit → MANGFSLTATAEPEVASPLVKTLSGIFGLLLIVGVGVGLVGFFIGHEHIFNNTREVPWGLLISTYAFFAITSTGLCLLAAISHVFGGNKLAPLANRMVWISLITILSGFTVIGMEIESPWRMAIYNIISPNITSNIWWMGTLYGLALGFILLEFWLILTRHYTLALVLGILGALAEVAANTCLGGVFATLAARPFWYGAQLPVYFLACAFLSGAAAAILFTHYAYVIRGRKMEQHVFEGVHAAGKVLLLMLILVAVSTFWRMASFYVGGVNDGKIAANALYIGPLSFNFWALEVGVGLAAPVVLLLLSRLKSVAAMSTAALMTLVGMFVSRLNMVVGGQIVPQYAGYDNLPTYLTYTPSGYEWLVVMAGIGLTGIAFLQGERFFGKSFTEHEAH, encoded by the coding sequence ATGGCAAACGGATTTTCACTGACTGCAACAGCTGAACCGGAGGTGGCGAGTCCCCTGGTAAAAACCTTATCCGGTATTTTCGGGTTACTTTTGATCGTCGGCGTTGGTGTCGGCCTAGTTGGTTTTTTTATTGGTCATGAACATATATTCAACAACACACGTGAAGTTCCCTGGGGGCTTTTGATTTCCACGTACGCTTTTTTTGCCATCACCTCCACGGGATTGTGTTTGTTGGCGGCGATCAGCCATGTGTTCGGCGGCAACAAACTGGCTCCCCTGGCCAACAGAATGGTGTGGATCTCCTTGATCACCATCCTCAGCGGGTTCACGGTCATCGGCATGGAAATCGAAAGTCCATGGCGCATGGCGATCTACAATATCATTTCGCCAAACATCACTTCCAACATTTGGTGGATGGGCACGCTGTACGGTTTGGCGCTTGGTTTCATTCTTCTTGAGTTCTGGCTTATCCTCACCCGCCATTACACCTTGGCCCTGGTGCTTGGCATTCTCGGCGCCTTGGCCGAGGTTGCGGCCAACACCTGTTTGGGTGGGGTGTTCGCCACCCTAGCCGCTCGACCGTTTTGGTATGGGGCCCAATTGCCGGTGTATTTCCTCGCCTGCGCCTTTCTATCCGGGGCGGCTGCAGCCATTCTTTTCACCCACTATGCCTATGTCATTCGTGGCCGCAAGATGGAACAGCATGTTTTTGAAGGTGTGCACGCTGCCGGCAAGGTATTGCTGCTGATGCTGATCCTGGTTGCTGTCTCCACCTTCTGGAGAATGGCTTCGTTCTATGTCGGAGGCGTCAATGACGGAAAAATCGCTGCCAATGCTCTTTATATCGGTCCGCTGTCATTCAATTTCTGGGCACTTGAGGTCGGAGTCGGACTGGCGGCGCCAGTCGTTCTGCTTCTTCTCAGCCGTTTAAAGAGCGTGGCGGCCATGTCGACCGCGGCGTTGATGACCTTGGTTGGCATGTTTGTCTCCCGGCTCAACATGGTGGTTGGTGGGCAGATCGTGCCTCAATATGCCGGTTATGATAATTTACCCACCTATCTTACCTACACACCATCTGGATATGAGTGGCTTGTGGTCATGGCGGGTATCGGTTTGACCGGCATAGCCTTCCTTCAGGGCGAACGATTCTTTGGCAAGAGTTTCACCGAGCACGAGGCGCATTGA
- a CDS encoding ParB/Srx family N-terminal domain-containing protein translates to MDTNLPATFDFTFTLLGTSQLDFPDHFIDFLYHECTDALIVESLQKVGLTQPLPVRQIAPSRYQLLAGYPYLPAIRDLGIDEVYCQLVSPATPLFNITYLQIVHSLSTVRNSPVLQAHLLQEAQQILADHEVMKLLSAMGHKPQRYKLQELLGVLQLESLVVFALHNGTLSLKVGKQFARLSEGDQRYLMKLIDTYRPGGSKQQKLVEMIIEISLREGKSVSDLAEEWFRTEKEIDQDNIPQQLQQLLRYLDHRSSPGKNAAEKKFRQLIQELQPPDRITIEHCLSFEDESLEVRLQFPDSDSLRRQWPAIINCTTP, encoded by the coding sequence ATGGATACGAACCTTCCGGCGACATTCGACTTCACCTTCACACTCCTTGGCACGTCGCAACTCGACTTTCCCGATCACTTCATCGATTTTCTGTATCACGAATGCACGGATGCGTTGATCGTTGAGAGCTTGCAAAAAGTTGGCCTGACGCAACCATTGCCTGTCCGGCAGATTGCACCTTCACGCTATCAACTCCTGGCCGGTTATCCCTATCTGCCAGCGATCAGGGATCTAGGGATCGATGAGGTTTATTGCCAACTCGTTTCCCCTGCCACCCCATTGTTCAATATCACGTACCTGCAAATCGTTCATAGCTTGTCAACGGTCCGCAACAGTCCGGTCTTGCAAGCCCATCTTTTGCAAGAAGCGCAGCAAATCCTTGCCGACCATGAAGTAATGAAATTGTTGTCGGCCATGGGACACAAACCTCAACGGTACAAGCTGCAAGAACTTCTTGGTGTGCTACAATTAGAATCATTGGTCGTATTTGCCCTGCATAATGGGACCCTATCCTTAAAAGTTGGCAAACAATTCGCTCGTCTTTCCGAAGGAGATCAACGTTATCTGATGAAATTGATCGATACTTATCGCCCAGGAGGCTCAAAGCAGCAGAAACTGGTAGAGATGATAATCGAGATCTCTTTGCGAGAGGGCAAGTCCGTGAGTGATCTTGCAGAGGAATGGTTCAGGACAGAAAAGGAGATCGATCAAGACAATATCCCGCAACAGCTGCAACAGCTTTTACGCTACCTGGACCACCGCTCTTCACCGGGAAAAAATGCGGCAGAAAAAAAATTCAGGCAGCTCATTCAAGAGCTGCAACCACCTGACCGAATAACGATTGAACACTGCCTTTCTTTTGAAGACGAAAGCCTGGAAGTTCGTCTGCAATTTCCCGACAGCGACTCTCTGCGGCGGCAGTGGCCGGCTATCATCAATTGCACCACCCCTTGA
- a CDS encoding PxxKW family cysteine-rich protein, translating to MEDFFLIQEKVYIFSGVGNMQTSDVAKFSEGAFLPVIEQCEGCERIVEASGNKFCETYMNPAAKWRLGICNFATHAKPEVKVAKIRVNPLKAAKRASRRK from the coding sequence ATGGAAGATTTTTTTCTGATTCAAGAAAAAGTTTATATTTTTTCAGGAGTTGGCAATATGCAAACAAGCGACGTGGCAAAATTCAGCGAAGGAGCATTTCTCCCGGTTATCGAGCAGTGCGAAGGGTGCGAGCGTATCGTTGAGGCAAGCGGCAATAAATTTTGTGAAACTTATATGAATCCGGCCGCGAAATGGCGGTTGGGCATTTGCAACTTTGCTACCCATGCAAAACCCGAGGTAAAGGTCGCAAAAATCCGGGTCAACCCGTTGAAGGCGGCCAAGCGAGCTTCCCGTCGCAAGTAA
- a CDS encoding integration host factor subunit alpha: protein MTLTKADLVQQVYKTHPNLTKSQSTESVETFLALSKSSLITGEDLLLSGFGKFNIKDKKSRRGRNPQTGNELTLDARRVVTFKPSGILRSRINSD, encoded by the coding sequence ATGACGCTGACCAAAGCTGATTTAGTCCAGCAGGTCTACAAGACCCATCCCAATTTGACCAAATCACAATCCACGGAGTCCGTCGAAACCTTTTTAGCGCTCTCCAAATCCTCGTTGATCACCGGCGAGGACTTGTTGCTGAGCGGATTCGGCAAATTCAACATCAAAGATAAAAAGTCCCGGAGGGGTCGAAACCCGCAAACAGGAAACGAGTTGACCCTTGACGCCCGACGCGTGGTAACGTTTAAACCATCGGGCATTCTGCGATCCAGAATCAACAGTGATTAA